A single region of the Kocuria rosea genome encodes:
- a CDS encoding LacI family DNA-binding transcriptional regulator: MPHRYPIREIARQAGVSDATVDRVLHGRAGVRAGTAGLVHQAIRDLDAQRTQLELTGRRFMVDVVVDAPTRFTAAVRQGLEAALPGLRPAVFRARFSFQERWDPDGCAEVLRRIADRGTHGVILKAPDVPVVSTAVAELEAAGILVVTLVTDLPDSPRRAYVGFDNRAAGATAAYLVEQWMRDRPGSVAVVVSNDWFHGEEQRGNGFRSTLRALDPERAVLDLPGGDGLDRTTRDLFRRALTEHPELDAVYSVGGGNRGIMAAFDDAGRAPRVVVGHDLAPENVELLRAGRIHAVLHHDLEQDLQRCCRIVMEAHGAIPPEERRHHSMIDVITPYNVPAGL; encoded by the coding sequence GTGCCCCACCGCTACCCGATCCGGGAGATCGCCCGCCAGGCGGGGGTCAGCGACGCCACGGTCGACCGCGTGCTGCACGGCCGAGCCGGTGTGCGGGCAGGAACCGCCGGGCTCGTGCACCAGGCGATCCGGGACCTGGACGCCCAGCGCACGCAGCTGGAGCTGACAGGGCGGCGGTTCATGGTCGACGTCGTCGTCGACGCCCCCACGCGGTTCACCGCAGCCGTCCGGCAGGGACTCGAAGCAGCCCTGCCCGGTCTGCGCCCGGCCGTCTTCCGGGCACGGTTCTCCTTCCAGGAGCGGTGGGACCCCGACGGCTGCGCGGAAGTGCTGCGGCGCATCGCCGACCGAGGCACCCATGGCGTGATCCTCAAGGCCCCGGACGTACCCGTGGTCAGCACCGCGGTGGCCGAGCTCGAGGCGGCCGGCATCCTGGTGGTCACGCTGGTGACCGATCTGCCGGACAGCCCCCGCCGGGCCTACGTGGGCTTCGACAACCGAGCGGCCGGGGCGACCGCGGCCTACCTGGTGGAGCAGTGGATGCGCGACCGCCCCGGTTCCGTGGCCGTGGTCGTGAGCAACGACTGGTTCCACGGCGAGGAGCAGCGGGGCAACGGCTTCCGGAGCACCCTGCGCGCGCTGGACCCGGAGCGGGCGGTGCTGGACCTGCCCGGCGGCGACGGCCTCGACCGCACCACCCGGGACTTGTTCCGCAGGGCCCTGACCGAGCACCCGGAGCTCGACGCCGTCTACTCCGTGGGCGGCGGCAACCGCGGGATCATGGCCGCCTTCGACGACGCCGGGCGCGCCCCGCGGGTCGTCGTCGGCCACGACCTGGCTCCGGAGAACGTGGAGCTGCTGCGGGCCGGGCGGATCCACGCCGTGCTGCACCACGACCTCGAGCAGGACCTGCAGCGGTGCTGCAGGATCGTCATGGAGGCCCACGGCGCGATCCCTCCGGAGGAACGCCGCCACCACTCGATGATCGACGTCATCACGCCGTACAACGTGCCCGCGGGCCTGTGA
- a CDS encoding phytanoyl-CoA dioxygenase family protein: protein MTLDPATARRAARWFTPADCRLEDFREDVEVVTDPAEYPHATAVEQNVLLYGPGLQAVVQDPARRREVQAELAHALERGPGVVVLQGAFPDGAVVDRATAAFEGLIRAQKEAGTAAGDHFAAPGANDRVWGAADKFALADPEAFADYYANDLIALVSEAWLGAGYQVTSQINVVNPGGAAQTAHRDYHLGFMSAEQAARYPAHVHLLSPALTLQGAVAHGDMPVESGPTMFLPHSQKYAPGYLAVHQEEFVEYFDRHHVQLPLSTGDAVFFNPALFHGAGHNRSRNIRRMANLLQISSGFGRAMETVDRTAMSTALYPVLLRRRAEGAPERWLRNVVAASAEGYAFPADLDLDQPVGGLAPRTQAEFVLHHLEAGTEPAEVGDGLRAMARRRSGVRQ, encoded by the coding sequence ATGACCCTGGACCCCGCCACCGCCCGCCGCGCGGCCCGCTGGTTCACCCCCGCCGACTGCCGGCTCGAGGACTTCCGCGAGGACGTGGAGGTCGTCACCGATCCCGCCGAGTATCCCCACGCCACCGCCGTCGAGCAGAACGTGCTGCTGTACGGGCCCGGGCTGCAGGCTGTGGTCCAGGACCCCGCGCGGCGGCGGGAGGTCCAGGCCGAGCTTGCGCACGCCCTGGAGCGCGGGCCCGGCGTGGTGGTGCTGCAGGGCGCCTTCCCGGACGGTGCCGTCGTGGACCGGGCGACCGCCGCGTTCGAGGGGCTGATCCGGGCCCAGAAGGAGGCCGGGACCGCCGCCGGGGACCACTTCGCCGCTCCCGGCGCCAACGACCGGGTGTGGGGCGCGGCCGACAAGTTCGCGCTGGCCGACCCAGAGGCCTTCGCCGACTACTACGCGAACGATCTCATCGCCCTGGTCTCCGAGGCGTGGCTGGGCGCCGGCTACCAGGTGACCTCCCAGATCAACGTGGTCAATCCGGGCGGGGCCGCCCAGACGGCGCACCGGGACTACCACCTGGGCTTCATGTCCGCAGAGCAGGCCGCCCGGTACCCCGCGCACGTGCACCTGCTCTCCCCGGCGCTGACCCTGCAGGGCGCGGTCGCCCACGGGGACATGCCGGTGGAGTCCGGACCGACCATGTTCCTCCCGCACTCGCAGAAGTACGCTCCCGGCTACCTCGCCGTCCACCAGGAGGAGTTCGTCGAGTACTTCGACCGGCACCACGTGCAGCTGCCGCTGTCCACCGGCGACGCCGTGTTCTTCAATCCCGCGCTCTTCCACGGTGCCGGGCACAACCGGTCCCGCAACATCCGCCGGATGGCCAACCTGCTCCAGATCTCCTCCGGCTTCGGGCGCGCCATGGAGACCGTGGACCGCACGGCGATGTCCACGGCCCTGTACCCCGTGCTGCTCCGGCGGCGTGCCGAGGGCGCGCCGGAGCGCTGGCTGCGCAACGTCGTCGCCGCCTCGGCCGAGGGTTACGCGTTCCCCGCGGACCTCGACCTCGACCAGCCGGTCGGCGGGCTCGCCCCTCGGACCCAGGCCGAGTTCGTGCTGCACCACCTCGAGGCCGGCACGGAGCCGGCCGAGGTCGGGGACGGCCTGCGCGCCATGGCGCGACGGCGCTCCGGCGTGCGGCAATGA
- a CDS encoding Gfo/Idh/MocA family oxidoreductase, with protein sequence MSTAGTRPLAVLLVGAGRIGQVHAAALAVHPDTVLTRVVDVVEAAAAAVAGRYGAAHGTDALEALASGEIDACVVCSPTPTHTELVDAALRLGIPVLCEKPLDLDVRRAADLLREHPPADRPPAMIGFNRRFDPHFAACWTRVRAGEIGPVEQLGITSRDPAPPPAGYLAGSGGIFRDMMIHDLDMARFFVPDIVRVTASGSTVFSREIAELGDADTAVAVLEGARGEQVVITNSRHCSYGYDQRLEVSGPLGTLTVGNPLPTTVQASGPAGCGRADPCEPFFLERYRDAYAAELHRFVRAVRGRDRLPGPGGRAGRERARRGRDAVGGGGAAGRGGGDQDEDRGGTDGRENEPGGTTSMSGQLENAVALVTGGTRGLGAAGRPSREPPGSRSPAGTRTPGATPWRG encoded by the coding sequence ATGAGCACGGCCGGCACCCGGCCCCTGGCCGTGCTCCTCGTCGGCGCCGGACGCATCGGCCAGGTCCACGCCGCCGCTCTCGCCGTCCATCCGGACACGGTCCTCACGCGGGTCGTCGACGTCGTGGAGGCCGCAGCCGCCGCGGTGGCCGGCCGGTACGGCGCCGCGCACGGCACGGATGCGCTCGAGGCACTGGCATCCGGGGAGATCGACGCGTGCGTGGTCTGCTCCCCGACCCCCACCCACACCGAACTCGTCGACGCGGCCCTGCGCCTGGGAATCCCGGTGCTGTGCGAGAAGCCCCTCGACCTGGACGTGCGCCGCGCGGCGGACCTTCTGCGGGAGCACCCGCCGGCCGACAGGCCTCCGGCGATGATCGGGTTCAACCGACGCTTCGACCCCCACTTCGCGGCCTGCTGGACCCGCGTGCGGGCCGGGGAGATCGGCCCGGTGGAGCAGCTGGGGATCACCAGCAGGGACCCGGCCCCGCCTCCGGCGGGCTACCTCGCCGGGTCCGGCGGGATCTTCCGCGACATGATGATCCACGACCTCGACATGGCGCGGTTCTTCGTGCCCGATATCGTGCGCGTGACGGCCTCCGGCTCCACGGTGTTCAGCCGGGAGATCGCCGAGCTGGGCGACGCCGATACCGCCGTGGCCGTCCTCGAGGGCGCCCGCGGGGAGCAGGTGGTCATCACGAACTCGCGGCACTGCTCCTACGGCTACGACCAGCGGCTGGAGGTCTCCGGGCCGCTCGGGACGCTCACCGTGGGCAATCCGCTGCCGACGACGGTGCAAGCGTCAGGGCCGGCGGGCTGCGGCCGGGCGGACCCCTGCGAGCCGTTCTTCCTGGAGCGCTACCGGGACGCCTATGCCGCGGAGCTGCACCGGTTCGTCCGGGCCGTCCGGGGGAGAGACCGGCTCCCCGGGCCTGGAGGACGGGCTGGCCGCGAGCGTGCTCGCCGAGGCCGCGACGCGGTCGGCGGCGGAGGGGCGGCGGGTCGAGGTGGCGGAGATCAGGACGAGGATCGGGGCGGAACCGACGGCCGCGAAAACGAGCCGGGAGGGACGACAAGCATGAGCGGACAGCTCGAGAACGCCGTGGCGCTCGTGACGGGAGGAACACGCGGTCTGGGTGCCGCCGGGCGGCCCTCGAGGGAGCCGCCGGGATCGCGGTCACCGGCCGGGACGCGGACGCCGGGCGCCACACCGTGGCGCGGCTGA
- a CDS encoding SDR family oxidoreductase, whose protein sequence is MAVTGRDADAGRHTVARLRDLGADAEFVGADLADTGQAASVVPRTVERFGRLDAVVNAAGLTTRGTMLDTTAELFDQHVAVNLRAPFLIMSEAIRHFRSRGAPGAIVNVISLSAHGGQPYLAPYVAAKAGLAGLTRNAAHAHRWDRIRINGVNIGWMATEGEDWIQREAHGAGDDWQERAAAGLPMGRLGDPDEIAEFLVYLLSPRSGVVTGSVIDWDQTVVGGYD, encoded by the coding sequence ATCGCGGTCACCGGCCGGGACGCGGACGCCGGGCGCCACACCGTGGCGCGGCTGAGGGACCTGGGCGCGGACGCCGAGTTCGTGGGCGCGGACCTGGCAGACACCGGGCAGGCCGCGTCCGTGGTGCCGCGCACGGTGGAGCGGTTCGGCAGGCTCGACGCCGTGGTCAACGCGGCCGGGCTCACCACGCGCGGGACCATGCTGGACACCACCGCGGAACTCTTCGACCAGCACGTGGCGGTCAACCTGCGGGCGCCGTTCCTCATCATGTCCGAGGCGATCCGGCACTTCCGGAGCCGTGGTGCCCCCGGCGCGATCGTCAATGTCATCAGTCTCTCCGCCCACGGCGGCCAGCCTTACCTGGCGCCGTACGTCGCGGCGAAGGCAGGGCTGGCCGGACTCACCCGCAACGCCGCCCACGCCCACCGGTGGGACCGGATCCGGATCAACGGCGTGAACATCGGCTGGATGGCCACCGAGGGCGAGGACTGGATCCAGCGCGAAGCCCACGGCGCCGGGGACGACTGGCAGGAGCGGGCCGCTGCGGGGCTGCCCATGGGCCGGCTCGGGGACCCGGACGAGATCGCGGAGTTCCTCGTCTACCTGCTTTCCCCGCGCAGCGGCGTGGTCACCGGGTCGGTGATCGACTGGGACCAGACCGTGGTGGGCGGCTACGACTGA
- a CDS encoding tripartite tricarboxylate transporter permease, whose protein sequence is MDALNLLMDGFAGALTPMNLLWVVVGCLLGTAVGVLPGLGSSMAVALLLPMTFALDPTAAFILFAGVYFGGLFGDSTMAILMNTPGQGSAIASTFEGHKMAKDGRAPQALATAAIGAFIGGMVASVVVVFLAPKLADFSANFGPAEYFALALFAFVATSSVVSDSAVKGLASLVLGLGIATVGIDAISGSERFTYGSANLFDGISLVTVSVAILALGEVFHVASRIRRDPAAHQMKVTGRPFLSRAELKEAAPAWARGTAIGLPFGVIPVGGAEVPTFMSYDLERRLDRRRPNPVFGKGAIRGLAAPEAAGNATTGTAMGALLALGLPVSATAAIMLAAFQQYGLQPGPLLFDRAPELVWALLASFFIAMVVLLVINLPFAQLWAKLLLIPSQYLYAGITVFCGLGIYATSGAIFDLLLLLGLGVLGFIMRRHGVPVAPLLIGMVLGPLAETNLRDGLLSSNGDYSVFVTGPIPLVLYGLLFIVLALTVRSKIVNRARQDV, encoded by the coding sequence ATGGACGCACTCAATCTGTTGATGGACGGGTTCGCCGGCGCGCTGACCCCCATGAACCTGCTGTGGGTGGTGGTGGGCTGTCTGCTCGGCACCGCCGTGGGCGTGCTGCCGGGCCTGGGCTCCTCCATGGCCGTGGCCCTCCTGCTCCCCATGACCTTCGCCCTGGACCCCACCGCGGCGTTCATCCTGTTCGCCGGCGTGTACTTCGGCGGCCTGTTCGGCGACTCGACGATGGCCATCCTGATGAACACCCCGGGACAGGGCTCCGCGATCGCCTCGACCTTCGAGGGCCACAAGATGGCCAAGGACGGCAGGGCCCCGCAGGCCCTGGCCACCGCGGCCATCGGCGCGTTCATCGGCGGCATGGTCGCCTCCGTGGTCGTGGTCTTCCTGGCGCCCAAGCTCGCCGACTTCTCCGCGAACTTCGGCCCAGCCGAGTACTTCGCCCTGGCCCTGTTCGCCTTCGTGGCCACGTCCTCGGTGGTCTCCGACTCCGCGGTCAAGGGCCTGGCCTCCCTGGTCCTCGGCCTGGGCATCGCCACCGTGGGCATCGACGCGATCTCCGGTTCGGAGCGCTTCACCTACGGCTCCGCCAACCTGTTCGACGGCATCTCGCTGGTCACCGTCTCGGTGGCGATCCTGGCCCTGGGCGAGGTCTTCCACGTGGCCTCCCGGATCCGCCGCGACCCGGCCGCCCACCAGATGAAGGTCACCGGGCGCCCCTTCCTCTCCCGCGCCGAGCTCAAGGAGGCCGCCCCGGCGTGGGCGCGCGGCACCGCGATCGGCCTGCCCTTCGGGGTCATCCCGGTCGGTGGCGCCGAGGTGCCGACGTTCATGTCCTACGACCTCGAGCGCCGGCTCGACCGCCGCCGCCCGAACCCGGTGTTCGGCAAGGGCGCGATCCGCGGCCTGGCCGCCCCCGAGGCCGCCGGCAACGCCACCACCGGCACCGCGATGGGTGCGCTGCTGGCCCTGGGACTGCCGGTCTCGGCGACCGCGGCGATCATGCTCGCGGCCTTCCAGCAGTACGGCCTGCAGCCGGGCCCGCTGCTGTTCGACCGGGCCCCCGAGCTCGTGTGGGCGCTGCTGGCCAGCTTCTTCATCGCGATGGTCGTGCTGCTGGTCATCAACCTGCCCTTCGCCCAGCTGTGGGCGAAGCTCCTGCTGATCCCCAGCCAGTACCTCTACGCCGGGATCACGGTCTTCTGCGGCCTGGGCATCTACGCGACCTCCGGGGCGATCTTCGACCTGCTGCTGCTGCTCGGGCTGGGCGTGCTGGGCTTCATCATGCGCCGCCACGGCGTGCCGGTGGCCCCGCTGCTGATCGGCATGGTGCTGGGCCCGCTGGCCGAGACCAACCTGCGCGACGGCCTGCTGTCCTCCAACGGCGACTACTCGGTCTTCGTCACCGGGCCCATCCCGCTGGTGCTCTACGGCCTGCTGTTCATCGTGCTGGCGCTGACCGTCCGCTCCAAGATCGTCAACCGCGCCCGCCAGGACGTGTAG
- a CDS encoding tripartite tricarboxylate transporter TctB family protein, whose product MSTPTSSHTGAAGEHLTDVRPPEAQRPDTESSWWSGRSGLVVPAVMAAFSTYLLIGALTMDIPEGTDFPGPTFYPLILTVAGYVLAALLTLHYLRTPEHPEELSARTWRSHSDWSAVLWSAGGFLAFALTLEVLGWILAAALLFWAVARGFGSRRPLFDISLALLVSSAIYLAFTVGLGLTLPSGILGGGF is encoded by the coding sequence ATGAGCACCCCCACGTCCTCGCACACCGGCGCCGCCGGAGAGCACCTGACCGACGTCCGGCCCCCGGAGGCGCAGCGGCCGGACACCGAGAGCTCCTGGTGGAGCGGGCGCAGCGGCCTCGTGGTGCCCGCGGTGATGGCCGCCTTCAGCACCTACCTGCTGATCGGCGCCCTGACCATGGACATCCCGGAGGGCACCGACTTCCCCGGCCCCACGTTCTACCCGCTGATCCTCACCGTGGCCGGCTACGTCCTGGCCGCCCTGCTCACCCTGCACTACCTGCGCACCCCCGAGCACCCCGAGGAGCTCTCGGCGCGCACCTGGCGGAGCCACTCGGACTGGTCCGCGGTGCTCTGGTCCGCGGGCGGGTTCCTGGCGTTCGCGCTGACCCTCGAGGTGCTGGGCTGGATCCTGGCCGCCGCCCTGCTGTTCTGGGCCGTGGCCCGGGGCTTCGGCAGCCGCCGGCCCCTGTTCGACATCTCGCTCGCCCTGCTCGTGAGCAGCGCGATCTACCTGGCATTCACCGTCGGCCTGGGGCTCACCCTCCCTTCCGGCATCCTGGGAGGCGGTTTCTGA
- a CDS encoding tripartite tricarboxylate transporter substrate binding protein produces the protein MTVYGVVTAAVIGLAAFFSFQSATAGSDIRANMTLIAPAGAGGGWDTFMREQQQAMRVNSLVNNTQVVNIPGAAGTIGLGQLSTMEGQANTLMVTGAGLVAGVAQLDSAVTHDDVRPIARVVEEYDVVVVPADSPYETIDELVEDWRANPAEVAWTGGGTFDQLVMTELALETGIDPSETTYIPKSGGGEATQALITGTADAATSGYMDVADQIEAGRLKALGMAAPERLEGVDIPTLTEQGYAVDLANWRAILAPPGITDEEFAELRTLVEESIATPEWQEAIERNKWTEVYLAGDEFDEFMASEQERIAMLVEEIS, from the coding sequence ATGACGGTCTACGGCGTCGTCACCGCCGCCGTGATCGGCCTGGCCGCCTTCTTCTCGTTCCAGTCCGCCACGGCCGGCTCGGACATCCGGGCCAACATGACCCTGATCGCCCCGGCCGGTGCCGGCGGCGGCTGGGACACGTTCATGCGGGAACAGCAGCAGGCCATGCGGGTCAACAGCCTGGTCAACAACACCCAAGTGGTGAACATCCCCGGTGCGGCCGGCACCATCGGGCTCGGCCAGCTCTCCACCATGGAGGGCCAGGCCAACACCCTGATGGTCACGGGTGCGGGGCTGGTCGCCGGTGTCGCGCAGCTGGACTCGGCCGTCACGCACGACGACGTGCGCCCGATCGCCCGGGTGGTCGAGGAGTACGACGTCGTCGTGGTCCCCGCCGACTCCCCCTACGAGACGATCGACGAGCTCGTCGAGGACTGGCGGGCGAACCCCGCCGAGGTCGCCTGGACCGGCGGCGGCACCTTCGACCAGCTCGTCATGACCGAGCTCGCCCTCGAGACCGGCATCGACCCGTCCGAGACCACCTACATCCCGAAGTCCGGCGGCGGCGAGGCCACCCAGGCCCTGATCACGGGCACCGCGGACGCGGCCACCTCCGGGTACATGGACGTGGCCGACCAGATCGAGGCCGGGCGCCTGAAGGCCCTGGGCATGGCCGCCCCGGAGCGGCTCGAGGGCGTCGACATCCCGACCCTCACCGAGCAGGGATACGCCGTGGACCTGGCCAACTGGCGGGCCATCCTGGCCCCGCCCGGGATCACCGACGAGGAGTTCGCCGAGCTGCGGACCCTGGTCGAGGAGTCCATCGCCACCCCGGAGTGGCAGGAAGCCATCGAGCGCAACAAGTGGACCGAGGTGTACCTCGCGGGCGACGAGTTCGACGAGTTCATGGCCTCGGAGCAGGAGCGCATCGCCATGCTGGTAGAGGAGATCTCCTGA
- a CDS encoding universal stress protein: protein MTVVVARTSTPEGEAALAAAVEEAGRRQEDLLVFNLEGAQLDPEGSELNGVPVTFRTPDTRNRDAVGELLDAAEQVNASAVVIGVKHRSPVGKLLLGSAAQQVLLEANAPVIAVKPRRS, encoded by the coding sequence ATGACCGTCGTCGTTGCCCGAACCAGCACCCCCGAGGGCGAGGCCGCGCTCGCGGCCGCGGTCGAGGAGGCCGGACGCCGCCAGGAGGACCTGCTGGTCTTCAACCTCGAGGGCGCCCAGCTCGACCCCGAGGGGAGCGAGCTGAACGGCGTGCCCGTCACCTTCCGCACCCCCGACACCCGCAACCGGGACGCCGTGGGCGAGCTCCTCGACGCCGCGGAGCAGGTGAACGCCTCCGCCGTGGTGATCGGCGTGAAGCACCGCAGCCCCGTGGGCAAGCTGCTGCTCGGCAGCGCCGCCCAGCAGGTGCTCCTCGAGGCCAACGCCCCGGTGATCGCGGTCAAGCCCCGGCGCTCCTGA
- a CDS encoding MFS transporter: MASTAPGARSGAWLWFLVAGALLTQTALNLVRPVTTYKLLSLDADSVTVGLVTAAYAVVPLVTAMWLGRMTDRVRDLRTMVVVGALVLAFGAGALALAPSVALVAVASALLGMGHLVFTIAGQSAVARFSPPDQLDKGFGWFTAAFSAGQLVGPLLVGVLLGTGSDVASPERVADITLSLWIGAGLSVLVVPVMLLRRPASGAAGAPARNDDAAAAAQAAPATGELEVVPGTAPRASMLRILEVPGIPSHMLASLALLAMLDILTAFLPLVGERAGVSPAWIGVLLAVRGGASIVSRVLLPWLAHRMSRRALLLVSLYGAGITLAVPPAVITVPWLAAVLLFVGGFCLGLGQPITMTLVSTAVPTSWRGSALAVRLVGNRAGQVAMPLLAGLVAAPLGPAGAIWSTCAVLLVSGLEKTVRR, encoded by the coding sequence ATGGCCTCGACCGCTCCGGGGGCCCGGTCCGGAGCATGGCTGTGGTTCCTCGTGGCCGGGGCCCTGCTCACGCAGACCGCCCTGAACCTGGTGCGCCCGGTCACCACCTACAAGCTGCTGTCCCTGGACGCCGACTCCGTGACGGTCGGCCTGGTCACGGCCGCCTACGCCGTGGTCCCGCTCGTCACGGCCATGTGGCTGGGCCGGATGACCGACCGGGTGCGGGACCTGCGGACCATGGTGGTCGTCGGCGCCCTGGTCCTGGCCTTCGGCGCGGGGGCGCTGGCCCTGGCGCCCAGCGTGGCGCTCGTCGCCGTGGCGAGCGCCCTGCTGGGCATGGGGCACCTGGTGTTCACCATCGCCGGGCAGTCGGCGGTCGCCCGCTTCTCCCCGCCGGACCAGCTGGACAAGGGCTTCGGCTGGTTCACCGCCGCCTTCTCCGCCGGGCAGCTGGTGGGCCCGCTGCTGGTCGGAGTGCTCCTGGGCACGGGCAGCGACGTCGCCTCGCCCGAGCGGGTCGCCGACATCACCCTGTCCCTGTGGATCGGGGCCGGGCTCTCGGTCCTCGTGGTGCCCGTCATGCTCCTGCGCCGGCCGGCGTCCGGGGCCGCCGGGGCGCCCGCCCGGAACGACGACGCCGCTGCCGCGGCGCAGGCGGCTCCCGCCACCGGTGAGCTCGAGGTGGTCCCGGGCACGGCGCCGCGGGCGTCGATGCTGCGGATCCTCGAGGTCCCCGGCATCCCGTCCCACATGCTGGCGTCCCTGGCCCTGCTCGCGATGCTCGACATCCTCACGGCCTTCCTGCCGCTGGTGGGGGAGCGGGCCGGGGTCTCCCCGGCGTGGATCGGCGTCCTGCTGGCCGTGCGCGGCGGCGCCTCGATCGTCTCGCGCGTCCTGCTGCCGTGGCTCGCGCACCGGATGTCCCGCCGGGCGCTGCTGCTGGTCAGCCTCTACGGCGCCGGCATCACCCTGGCCGTCCCGCCGGCCGTCATCACGGTGCCGTGGCTCGCCGCGGTGCTCCTGTTCGTGGGCGGCTTCTGCCTGGGCCTGGGCCAGCCGATCACCATGACCCTGGTCTCCACCGCCGTGCCCACCTCGTGGCGGGGCTCGGCGCTCGCCGTGCGGCTGGTCGGGAACCGGGCGGGGCAGGTCGCCATGCCCCTGCTGGCCGGCCTGGTGGCCGCGCCGCTCGGCCCGGCCGGGGCGATCTGGTCCACGTGCGCGGTGCTGCTGGTCAGCGGGCTGGAGAAGACCGTGCGGCGGTAG
- a CDS encoding heparan-alpha-glucosaminide N-acetyltransferase domain-containing protein — translation MVNVHHPAPGARSADEDPVLPLVRRRRLVGVDAARGLALVGMMSIHILPAWNPETYGPTLQWELFAGRAAALFALLAGVGLAFSSGGRTPHRGRTMTADRVGLLVRAVLITGLGLLINQVMPADPPAYDILVYYGMFFLLAIPFLHLPARTLFGLAAAAAVVGPVLMQALRGALPALEVYNPTFADVLAEPGTVLAQVLFTGTYPAVPYLAYLLAGMAIGRLNLRAVRVQGRLLVAGLALAVGAWLVYWVLVLQAGGYDQLMSSTPWLSEDLIDEIIVWGPDPVLPDTSWWWLLIPGPHTNTPVAILQDLGSGAAVLGLLLLVARRAGGWLLPLSAMGSMTLTLYSAHLLALAAMLHYEVPLLWFLIHVAVAALFAAAWQRAFGRGPLERLLARAAGAARGLALGAGPRAAAGR, via the coding sequence ATGGTCAACGTCCACCACCCTGCACCCGGTGCACGGTCAGCAGATGAGGACCCGGTCCTGCCGCTGGTCCGCAGGCGCCGGCTCGTGGGGGTCGACGCCGCCCGGGGCCTCGCCCTGGTCGGGATGATGTCGATCCACATCCTGCCCGCCTGGAACCCCGAGACCTACGGGCCCACGCTGCAGTGGGAGCTGTTCGCGGGCCGCGCCGCGGCCCTCTTCGCGCTCCTGGCCGGGGTGGGCCTGGCCTTCTCCTCCGGCGGGCGCACCCCGCACCGGGGCCGGACGATGACCGCGGACCGCGTGGGGCTGCTCGTCCGGGCCGTGCTGATCACCGGGCTGGGGCTGCTGATCAACCAGGTCATGCCGGCGGACCCGCCCGCCTACGACATCCTCGTCTACTACGGCATGTTCTTCCTGCTCGCGATCCCCTTCCTGCACCTGCCGGCGCGGACGCTGTTCGGTCTCGCCGCCGCGGCCGCCGTGGTGGGGCCGGTGCTGATGCAGGCGCTCCGGGGAGCGCTGCCCGCGCTGGAGGTGTACAACCCGACCTTCGCCGACGTGCTCGCCGAGCCGGGGACCGTCCTGGCCCAGGTGCTGTTCACCGGCACCTATCCCGCGGTCCCGTACCTGGCCTACCTGCTCGCCGGGATGGCCATCGGCCGGCTGAACCTGCGGGCCGTGCGCGTCCAGGGCCGGCTGCTGGTGGCGGGGCTCGCCCTGGCCGTGGGGGCGTGGCTGGTGTACTGGGTGCTGGTCCTCCAGGCCGGGGGCTACGACCAGCTCATGAGCTCCACCCCGTGGCTGAGCGAGGACCTGATCGACGAGATCATCGTCTGGGGGCCGGACCCGGTCCTGCCCGACACCTCCTGGTGGTGGCTGCTGATCCCCGGCCCGCACACCAACACCCCGGTGGCGATCCTCCAGGACCTCGGCTCCGGCGCCGCCGTGCTGGGTCTTCTCCTCCTCGTGGCCCGGCGGGCCGGTGGCTGGCTGCTGCCGCTGAGCGCGATGGGGTCGATGACCCTGACGCTCTACTCGGCGCACCTGCTGGCCCTGGCCGCCATGCTCCACTACGAGGTTCCGCTCCTGTGGTTCCTCATCCACGTGGCGGTCGCGGCGCTGTTCGCGGCGGCCTGGCAGCGCGCCTTCGGCCGGGGCCCGCTGGAGCGGCTCCTGGCCCGGGCCGCCGGCGCCGCCCGCGGTCTGGCCCTGGGCGCCGGTCCCCGCGCGGCGGCGGGCCGGTGA